The proteins below are encoded in one region of Odocoileus virginianus isolate 20LAN1187 ecotype Illinois chromosome 34, Ovbor_1.2, whole genome shotgun sequence:
- the LOC139033022 gene encoding uncharacterized protein isoform X2 — MPGPQAPRAPPEKSRDGVPAAKSMLGSLAQHCPSVPATGLGKIFSKAWLPARKGLASAVSLQQLDLPTQQRESILQSPVVLIQGPKTKERHFFLFRDWLVVAKQRVRYLIFRTVSRMVTFRSV; from the exons ATGCCTGGTCCCCAGGCTCCGAGAGCACCCCCAGAGAAAAGCCGTGATGGGGTCCCCGCTGCAAAAAGCATG CTCGGGAGCCTGGCCCAGCACTGCCCCTCAGTGCCAGCAACCGGACTGGGCAAGATTTTCAGCAAGGCATGGCTACCCGCCAG GAAAGGCCTGGCGTCCGCCGTGTCCCTCCAGCAGCTGGACCTGCCCACCCAGCAGAGAGAGTCTATCCTCCAGAGCCCCGTGGTGCTGATTCAGGGCCCCAAGACCAAGGAGAGGCACTTCTTCCTCTTCAGGGACTGGCTGGTCGTCGCCAAGCAGAG GGTTCGATATCTGATTTTTAGAACTGTGAGCCGCATGGTTACTTTCCGATCGGTGTGA